One Roseomonas sp. OT10 DNA window includes the following coding sequences:
- a CDS encoding ABC transporter ATP-binding protein yields the protein MRPAGGEADHAPPLLAVENIEVVYSDVILVLRGLSLAVPKGKIVALLGANGAGKSTTLKAISGLLRSEEGQVTRGEVRFDGERIDGIEPHRIVRKGIFQVMEGRRIVGDMTCLENLRLGAFTRTDREVKDDIEKVYGFFPRLKERTGLAGYLSGGEQQMLAIGRALMARPRLILMDEPSMGLSPLLVQEVFGIIRRINQELGVTILLVEQNARMALSVASHGYVMEQGKVVLDGTAESLAQNEDVKEFYLGGHGAERKSFKGLKSYKRRKRWL from the coding sequence ATGCGGCCGGCGGGCGGGGAGGCGGACCACGCCCCCCCGCTGCTGGCGGTCGAGAACATCGAGGTCGTCTACAGCGACGTGATCCTCGTGCTGCGCGGCCTGTCGCTCGCCGTGCCGAAGGGGAAGATCGTGGCGCTCCTCGGCGCCAACGGCGCGGGGAAGTCCACCACGCTGAAGGCGATCAGCGGGCTGCTGCGCTCCGAGGAAGGCCAGGTCACGCGCGGCGAGGTGCGCTTCGACGGCGAGCGCATCGACGGCATCGAGCCGCACCGGATCGTCCGCAAAGGCATCTTCCAGGTGATGGAGGGCCGCCGCATCGTCGGCGACATGACCTGCCTGGAGAACCTCCGCCTCGGCGCCTTCACCCGCACCGACCGGGAGGTGAAGGACGACATCGAGAAGGTCTACGGCTTCTTCCCCCGGCTGAAGGAGCGCACCGGCCTCGCCGGCTACCTCTCGGGCGGCGAGCAGCAGATGCTGGCGATCGGCCGCGCGCTGATGGCGCGGCCGCGTCTGATCCTGATGGACGAGCCGTCGATGGGCCTCTCGCCGCTGCTGGTGCAGGAGGTCTTCGGCATCATCCGGCGCATCAACCAGGAGCTTGGGGTGACCATCCTGCTGGTGGAGCAGAACGCGCGCATGGCGCTCTCCGTCGCCAGCCACGGCTATGTCATGGAGCAGGGCAAGGTGGTGCTGGACGGGACGGCGGAATCGCTGGCGCAGAACGAGGACGTGAAGGAGTTCTACCTGGGCGGCCACGGCGCCGAGCGGAAATCCTTCAAGGGACTCAAGAGCTACAAGCGCCGGAAGCGTTGGCTGTGA
- a CDS encoding ABC transporter substrate-binding protein — MRKMLLAAVAATAFTFPAAAQQRIPVGHLMDLSGATSDVGTPYSQGVNDALAWLNQSRNGIGGRPLNVLATDYGYQAPRAVSLYQGWTGRDKVVAIYGWGTADTEALVRFVTRDRIPFISGSYAATLTDAAGKSGRPNAEATGYNFFYGPSYSDALRGMLQWAAQDWKDRGQTGKPKYVHMGGNHPYPNSPKEAGEAMARELGFEVLPAITFALAPGDYTAQCLTLKQQGVNYAYLGNTAGSNISVLRACQTAGVPVQFLGNVWGMDENAMKAAGTAANGVVFPVRTSIVWGQDAPGMRQVREISRVSDQSGNAYRNVHYLAGTCAALLMAEAMENAAQDGGQLTGPRIRDGFYARQNWVPRGMEGVCEPSTFTAEDHRGTMRIGLYRAVVKGDTSQGSVEELIRAGTMALQPVGVVNLERKREWLGW; from the coding sequence ATGCGCAAGATGCTCCTCGCGGCCGTCGCCGCCACCGCCTTCACCTTCCCCGCCGCCGCGCAGCAGCGCATCCCGGTCGGTCACCTGATGGACCTCTCGGGTGCCACCAGCGATGTCGGCACGCCCTATTCCCAGGGCGTCAACGACGCGCTCGCCTGGCTGAACCAGAGCCGCAACGGCATTGGCGGGCGTCCGCTCAACGTGCTGGCGACCGATTACGGCTACCAAGCGCCGCGCGCGGTCAGCCTGTACCAGGGCTGGACGGGACGCGACAAGGTCGTCGCCATCTACGGCTGGGGCACGGCGGATACCGAGGCGCTGGTGCGCTTCGTGACGCGCGACCGCATCCCCTTCATCTCCGGCTCCTACGCCGCGACGCTGACGGATGCCGCCGGCAAGTCCGGCCGGCCGAACGCGGAGGCGACGGGCTACAACTTCTTCTACGGCCCGTCCTACTCCGACGCGCTGCGCGGCATGCTGCAATGGGCGGCGCAGGACTGGAAGGACCGCGGCCAGACGGGCAAGCCGAAGTACGTCCACATGGGCGGCAACCACCCCTATCCGAACTCGCCCAAGGAGGCGGGCGAGGCCATGGCGCGCGAGCTGGGCTTCGAGGTGCTGCCGGCCATCACCTTCGCCCTCGCGCCCGGCGACTACACGGCGCAGTGCCTGACGCTGAAGCAGCAGGGGGTGAACTACGCCTATCTGGGCAACACGGCGGGCTCCAACATCTCCGTCCTGCGCGCCTGCCAGACGGCGGGCGTGCCGGTGCAGTTCCTGGGCAATGTCTGGGGCATGGACGAGAACGCGATGAAGGCCGCCGGCACCGCCGCCAACGGCGTCGTCTTTCCCGTGCGCACCTCCATCGTCTGGGGCCAGGACGCGCCGGGGATGCGGCAGGTCCGCGAGATCAGCCGCGTGTCCGACCAGTCCGGCAATGCCTACCGCAACGTCCACTACCTCGCCGGCACCTGCGCCGCGCTGCTGATGGCCGAGGCGATGGAGAATGCCGCCCAGGATGGCGGCCAGCTCACCGGCCCGCGCATCCGCGACGGCTTCTACGCGCGGCAGAACTGGGTGCCGCGCGGGATGGAGGGCGTCTGCGAGCCCTCCACCTTCACCGCCGAGGACCATCGCGGCACGATGCGCATCGGCCTCTACCGCGCCGTGGTGAAGGGCGACACCAGCCAGGGCTCGGTGGAGGAGCTGATCCGCGCCGGCACCATGGCGCTGCAGCCGGTGGGCGTGGTGAACCTGGAGCGCAAGCGCGAGTGGCTGGGCTGGTAG
- a CDS encoding branched-chain amino acid ABC transporter permease, producing MAGIAAPTGDFRSSYRADTTIFPTRNSRLSLWLGIALLCLAPLVLDRYALGLLISIGTMGIAALGLNILVGFTGQISIGHAAFFGFGAFASAWLHDTVHLPVLLAIPLAGVMTALVGLLFGTPAARLKGLYLAIATLAAQFILEDFFARAGWFTGGVAGRITEPPALFGFRIEGEERYFYLVLLAVIVLFVAAANLMRTRDGRALVAVRDHYLSAEMMGINLAYYRTLSFGIASFYAGIAGALYAHYLLFVSVEAFNILFSIQFLGMVIIGGLGSIMGSLMGAAFMVLLPEVVQTLADALSGGAIDRLLKIGPNIAFLREMTIGAAIILFLVFEPDGLAHRWRQIKAYWKLYPYSH from the coding sequence ATGGCCGGCATCGCCGCCCCCACCGGGGATTTCCGCAGCAGCTACCGGGCGGATACCACCATCTTCCCCACGCGCAACAGCCGGCTCTCGCTGTGGCTGGGGATCGCGCTGCTCTGCCTCGCGCCGCTGGTGCTGGACCGCTACGCGCTGGGGCTGCTCATCAGCATCGGGACCATGGGCATCGCGGCGCTGGGGCTGAACATCCTGGTCGGCTTCACCGGGCAGATCAGCATCGGCCACGCCGCCTTCTTCGGCTTCGGCGCCTTCGCCTCCGCCTGGCTGCACGACACGGTCCACCTGCCCGTGCTGCTGGCGATCCCGCTTGCGGGGGTGATGACGGCGCTGGTGGGGCTGCTCTTCGGCACGCCGGCGGCGCGGCTGAAGGGGCTCTACCTCGCCATCGCGACTCTCGCCGCGCAGTTCATCCTGGAGGACTTCTTCGCCCGCGCCGGCTGGTTCACCGGCGGCGTCGCGGGACGCATCACCGAGCCGCCGGCGCTGTTCGGCTTCCGCATCGAGGGGGAGGAGCGGTACTTCTACCTCGTCCTGCTGGCGGTGATCGTCCTGTTCGTCGCCGCCGCCAACCTGATGCGCACGCGCGACGGCCGGGCGCTGGTGGCGGTGCGCGACCACTACCTCTCCGCCGAGATGATGGGCATCAACCTCGCCTACTACCGCACGCTGTCCTTCGGCATCGCCTCCTTCTACGCCGGCATCGCGGGGGCGCTCTACGCGCACTACCTGCTCTTCGTCTCCGTCGAGGCGTTCAACATCCTCTTCTCCATCCAGTTCCTCGGCATGGTCATCATCGGCGGGCTGGGCTCGATCATGGGAAGCCTGATGGGCGCCGCCTTCATGGTGCTGCTGCCGGAGGTGGTGCAGACCCTGGCGGACGCGCTCTCCGGCGGCGCCATCGACCGGCTGCTGAAGATCGGGCCGAACATCGCCTTCCTGCGCGAGATGACGATCGGCGCCGCGATCATCCTGTTCCTGGTCTTCGAACCGGATGGGCTCGCCCATCGCTGGCGGCAGATCAAGGCCTACTGGAAGCTCTACCCCTACTCGCACTGA
- a CDS encoding branched-chain amino acid ABC transporter permease, whose protein sequence is MTLLFQLILNGLIVGALYGVVAMSFVLIYKASQVVNFAQGEFLLVGAWVCWWFLTTWQLPFVAGFLFTLAFMTVFGIVLQVVVLRPLIGEPVISVIMATVGLSIFFQALMKWMFGVFAQPFPPILGGGSVNVLGLEVQGIYLLSLAVSVLIMIGFAWFFTASRHGLAMRATAFDQQVAQSLGISVPKVFAMSWAISAMVSAVAGVVVGVVNGVSSALSFYGIKVFPAVILGGLDSVLGAVLGGLIVGVLENVAQWLDAQWLNWGNMTQVAPFYALILILLIKPYGLFGTKNIERV, encoded by the coding sequence ATGACGCTGCTCTTCCAGCTCATCCTCAACGGGCTGATCGTCGGCGCCCTCTACGGCGTGGTCGCGATGAGCTTCGTGCTGATCTACAAGGCGTCGCAGGTGGTGAACTTCGCCCAGGGCGAGTTCCTCCTCGTCGGCGCCTGGGTCTGCTGGTGGTTCCTGACGACGTGGCAGCTTCCCTTCGTGGCGGGCTTCCTCTTCACCCTGGCCTTCATGACCGTCTTCGGCATCGTGTTGCAGGTGGTGGTCCTGCGGCCGCTGATCGGCGAGCCGGTGATCAGCGTCATCATGGCGACGGTGGGCCTGTCCATCTTCTTCCAGGCGCTGATGAAGTGGATGTTCGGCGTCTTCGCCCAGCCCTTCCCGCCGATCCTGGGCGGCGGCAGCGTCAACGTTCTGGGGCTGGAGGTGCAGGGGATCTACCTGCTCAGCCTCGCCGTCTCCGTGCTCATCATGATCGGCTTCGCCTGGTTCTTCACCGCCTCCCGCCACGGCCTCGCCATGCGCGCGACCGCCTTCGACCAGCAGGTGGCGCAGTCGCTGGGCATCTCCGTGCCCAAGGTCTTCGCCATGTCCTGGGCGATCTCCGCCATGGTCTCAGCCGTGGCGGGCGTCGTGGTCGGCGTGGTGAACGGCGTGTCCTCCGCGCTCTCCTTCTACGGCATCAAGGTCTTCCCCGCCGTCATCCTGGGCGGGCTGGATTCCGTGCTCGGCGCCGTGCTGGGCGGGCTGATCGTCGGCGTGCTGGAGAACGTGGCCCAGTGGCTGGACGCGCAATGGCTGAACTGGGGCAACATGACCCAGGTCGCGCCCTTCTACGCGCTGATCCTCATCCTGCTGATCAAGCCCTACGGGCTGTTCGGCACCAAGAACATCGAGCGGGTGTAG
- a CDS encoding AMP-binding protein, translating to MSEATLPRLLRRNARHHGAEVAMREKRFGIWHSLTWAEAEARTRAIALGLAARGIGRGEVVALIGDNRPDWVMGEVAAHALGARSLGLYRDGLEEEVAYLLDFAGAVAVLAEDEEQVDKLLGIADRVPGLRLIAYADPRGMRKYDDPRLLPLETLVAEGEAAHAADADAWNRLVDATDGEEVAILCTTSGTTARPKLAMLQGRALIGHVERYLKADPKGPQDEYVSVLPLPWIMEQIYVLGFGMVARMRVSFVEEPETTMADFREIGPSFVLFAPRVWESLAAEVRAKVMDASPLKRRMFELGMRLGLAALEKGGRSGIADLLLFRALRDRLGFSNLTSAATGGAALGPDTFRFFQAMGVPLRQLYGQTETLGAYTLHAPGEVKLDTVGRGFEGTEIVIHEPDQNGVGEIVTRHEHMFAGYHGMADNPDLRDGWLHTGDAGYFDAAGHLVVIDRIKDIATTAGGDRFSPQYIENKLKFSPYVAEAVVLGDGRPHLAALVCIRFSIVSKWAERERIAFTTYSDLAAKPQVQALLRREIEQVNATLPEPQRLRAAVLLYKELDADDDELTRTRKVRRGVINAKYGDIIDAIYAGEEAIPVDTTITFQDGTKQRIRTTLAVSRLGAAARAREAA from the coding sequence ATGAGCGAGGCGACGCTGCCGCGCCTGCTCCGGCGCAACGCCCGCCACCACGGCGCGGAGGTGGCGATGCGCGAGAAGCGCTTCGGCATCTGGCACAGCCTGACCTGGGCGGAGGCCGAGGCCCGCACGCGCGCCATCGCGCTGGGCCTGGCCGCGCGCGGGATCGGGCGGGGCGAGGTCGTCGCGCTGATCGGGGACAACCGGCCGGACTGGGTGATGGGCGAGGTGGCGGCGCATGCACTGGGGGCACGCTCGCTCGGCCTCTACCGCGACGGGCTGGAGGAGGAGGTGGCCTACCTGCTCGACTTCGCCGGCGCCGTCGCCGTGCTGGCCGAGGACGAGGAGCAGGTGGACAAGCTGCTGGGCATCGCCGACCGCGTGCCCGGGCTGCGGCTGATCGCCTATGCCGATCCGCGCGGAATGCGGAAGTACGACGACCCGCGCCTGCTGCCGCTGGAGACGCTGGTCGCCGAGGGCGAGGCCGCGCATGCCGCCGATGCGGACGCCTGGAACCGGCTGGTCGATGCGACCGACGGCGAGGAGGTGGCGATCCTCTGCACCACCTCCGGCACCACGGCGCGGCCGAAGCTGGCGATGCTGCAGGGCCGCGCGCTGATCGGCCATGTCGAGCGCTACCTGAAGGCCGATCCGAAGGGCCCGCAGGACGAATACGTCTCCGTCCTGCCGCTGCCCTGGATCATGGAGCAGATCTACGTGCTCGGCTTCGGGATGGTCGCCCGGATGCGCGTCTCCTTTGTCGAGGAGCCGGAGACCACCATGGCCGATTTCCGCGAGATCGGCCCGAGCTTCGTGCTCTTCGCCCCGCGCGTCTGGGAATCCCTCGCCGCCGAGGTGCGGGCGAAGGTGATGGACGCCTCGCCCCTGAAGCGCCGGATGTTCGAGCTGGGCATGCGGCTGGGCCTCGCCGCGCTGGAGAAGGGCGGGCGCTCGGGGATCGCGGACCTGCTGCTGTTCCGCGCGCTGCGCGACCGGCTGGGCTTCTCCAACCTCACCTCCGCCGCGACCGGCGGGGCGGCGCTGGGGCCGGACACCTTCCGCTTCTTCCAGGCGATGGGCGTGCCGCTGCGCCAGCTCTACGGCCAGACGGAGACGCTGGGCGCCTATACCCTGCACGCGCCCGGCGAGGTGAAGCTGGACACGGTCGGCCGCGGCTTCGAGGGCACGGAGATCGTCATCCATGAGCCGGACCAGAACGGCGTGGGCGAGATCGTCACCCGGCACGAGCACATGTTCGCGGGCTACCACGGCATGGCCGACAACCCTGACCTGCGCGACGGCTGGCTGCACACGGGCGATGCCGGATACTTCGACGCGGCGGGCCATCTGGTGGTGATCGACCGCATCAAGGACATCGCCACCACCGCCGGCGGCGACCGCTTCTCGCCCCAGTACATCGAGAACAAGCTGAAGTTCAGCCCCTATGTCGCGGAGGCGGTGGTGCTGGGCGACGGGCGGCCGCACCTCGCCGCGCTGGTCTGCATCCGCTTCTCCATCGTGTCGAAATGGGCCGAGCGGGAGCGGATCGCCTTCACCACCTATTCCGACCTCGCCGCCAAGCCCCAGGTCCAGGCGCTGCTGCGGCGGGAGATCGAGCAGGTCAACGCCACCCTGCCGGAGCCGCAGCGGCTGCGCGCCGCCGTCCTGCTCTACAAGGAGCTGGACGCGGATGACGACGAGCTGACGCGCACGCGCAAGGTGCGGCGCGGCGTGATCAACGCGAAGTACGGCGACATCATCGACGCCATCTACGCAGGGGAGGAGGCGATCCCGGTGGACACCACCATCACCTTCCAGGACGGCACGAAGCAGCGCATCCGCACCACCCTGGCCGTCTCCCGGCTGGGCGCCGCGGCCCGGGCGCGGGAGGCGGCCTGA
- a CDS encoding ABC transporter ATP-binding protein, producing MSASPDARVPVLEVEKVSLRFGGVRALTDVSFAIRPGEVFSIIGPNGAGKTSMVNCVSGRYRPTEGRVLFQGRDVTRLGPAKRAPLGIGRTFQNLALFGHMSVLDNIMVGRHHLLRSGFLRGMAYWLGGAQREELEHRRAVEEIIDFLEIQHVRKAPAGTLSYGLRKRVELARAVALRPSLILLDEPMAGMNLEEKEDMARFILDLNEEWGMTVLMIEHDMGVVMDMSHRVMVLDFGRKLVEGTPEEVLAHPQVRRAYLGEEAGAPEPETAAA from the coding sequence GTGTCAGCCAGCCCCGATGCGCGCGTGCCCGTGCTGGAGGTCGAGAAGGTCTCGCTCCGCTTCGGCGGCGTGCGCGCGCTGACCGACGTGTCCTTCGCGATCCGGCCGGGCGAGGTCTTCTCCATCATCGGGCCGAACGGCGCGGGCAAGACCTCGATGGTCAACTGCGTCTCCGGCCGCTACCGCCCCACCGAGGGGCGGGTGCTGTTCCAGGGGCGGGACGTGACGCGCCTCGGCCCCGCGAAGCGCGCGCCGCTGGGGATCGGGCGGACCTTCCAGAACCTGGCGCTGTTCGGGCACATGAGCGTGCTGGACAACATCATGGTCGGCCGCCACCACCTGCTGCGCAGCGGCTTCCTGCGCGGGATGGCCTACTGGCTTGGCGGCGCGCAGCGGGAGGAGCTGGAGCACCGCCGCGCGGTCGAGGAGATCATCGACTTCCTGGAGATCCAGCACGTCCGCAAGGCGCCGGCGGGCACGCTCTCCTACGGCCTGCGCAAGCGGGTGGAGCTGGCCCGCGCCGTCGCCCTGCGCCCCTCGCTGATCCTGCTGGACGAGCCCATGGCGGGCATGAACCTGGAGGAGAAGGAGGACATGGCGCGCTTCATCCTCGACCTGAACGAGGAATGGGGCATGACCGTGCTGATGATCGAGCACGACATGGGGGTGGTGATGGACATGTCCCACCGCGTCATGGTGCTCGATTTCGGCCGCAAGCTGGTCGAGGGCACGCCGGAGGAGGTGCTGGCGCATCCCCAGGTCCGCCGCGCCTATCTGGGCGAGGAGGCCGGGGCACCCGAGCCGGAGACGGCCGCGGCATGA
- a CDS encoding glycerophosphodiester phosphodiesterase codes for MVPIISHRGGAFLWPENSLTAFRESAALPLEMVECDVHLSRDGVPVIHHDAVLERTSEGKGPVSALTAAELASLRLRGARGDRIPTLAELAALVAATPVRLQVEVKSGPSGEPPPTLLGATLAVLDSVGLRARSGIIAFHAPTAAAAQAAGGLDHVAWLFDGTMLRALGAEGIVGVARAHGLRMVETNMPSLDAALLATLRGAGLRVAAWGANHAPEIGRALALGIDAMATDDPVLALRLRG; via the coding sequence ATGGTTCCGATCATCAGCCACCGGGGCGGCGCATTCCTCTGGCCCGAGAACAGCCTAACGGCCTTCCGCGAAAGCGCGGCCCTGCCGTTGGAGATGGTGGAATGCGACGTCCACCTGTCCCGGGACGGGGTGCCCGTCATCCATCACGATGCCGTGCTGGAGCGGACCAGCGAAGGGAAGGGGCCTGTGTCCGCCCTGACGGCCGCGGAGCTGGCCAGCCTCCGCCTGCGCGGTGCCCGCGGCGACCGGATTCCGACCCTGGCGGAGCTGGCGGCCCTGGTGGCGGCGACGCCGGTTCGCCTCCAGGTCGAGGTGAAGTCCGGCCCTTCCGGCGAGCCGCCGCCGACGCTGCTGGGCGCGACCCTGGCCGTGCTGGATTCGGTAGGGCTGCGGGCCCGGTCGGGGATCATCGCCTTCCATGCGCCCACCGCGGCGGCCGCACAGGCGGCCGGCGGGCTGGACCATGTCGCCTGGCTGTTCGACGGCACGATGCTGCGTGCGCTGGGGGCGGAAGGCATCGTCGGCGTGGCGCGCGCCCACGGGCTGCGGATGGTCGAGACCAACATGCCAAGTCTGGACGCGGCCCTGCTTGCGACGCTGCGCGGCGCCGGGCTGCGGGTGGCCGCCTGGGGCGCCAACCACGCGCCGGAGATTGGGCGCGCCCTGGCGCTGGGGATCGACGCCATGGCGACCGACGATCCCGTGCTCGCGCTGCGCCTGCGAGGATAG
- a CDS encoding nucleoside hydrolase — MTAPIPTVIDCDPGTDDALALWLALASPELEVRLVTVAGGNVGLGLTLANARAIVGLTGKAVPVVAGAAKPLLGEYVSETAVHGGNGVGGVTLPEGPPAAPGLACDAIRDLLRAAGPGEVTLIGLGPATNLGLALGSEPALVEKVREIVLMTGAWGEGNITPGAEFNAASDPEALAMVLASGARVSLVTLDLTAQAFVTPERVAALRGRSGGRCLAAAVEILSRIPPSRRFGGRGYPLHDPCAVALAAVPGLMTVRDVAAVVECGTGPGRGRTHLDRWGRTGAPARTGLAEVLEAEAFFALLEERLAALP, encoded by the coding sequence GTGACCGCGCCCATCCCCACCGTCATCGACTGCGACCCCGGCACGGACGACGCCCTCGCCCTCTGGCTGGCGCTCGCCTCGCCGGAGCTGGAGGTGCGCCTCGTCACCGTGGCGGGGGGGAATGTCGGGCTGGGGCTGACGCTCGCCAATGCGCGCGCCATCGTCGGGCTGACCGGGAAGGCCGTGCCCGTGGTGGCCGGTGCGGCCAAGCCGCTGCTGGGCGAGTATGTCAGCGAGACGGCGGTGCATGGCGGCAATGGGGTCGGCGGCGTCACCCTGCCGGAGGGGCCGCCCGCCGCGCCCGGCCTCGCCTGCGACGCCATCCGCGACCTGCTGCGCGCCGCTGGGCCGGGGGAGGTGACGCTGATCGGCCTGGGCCCCGCGACCAACCTCGGCCTCGCCCTGGGCAGCGAGCCGGCGCTGGTGGAGAAGGTGCGCGAGATCGTGCTGATGACCGGCGCCTGGGGGGAGGGGAACATCACCCCCGGCGCCGAGTTCAATGCCGCCTCCGATCCGGAGGCGCTGGCGATGGTGCTGGCCTCCGGCGCGCGGGTGTCGCTGGTGACGCTGGACCTGACCGCCCAGGCCTTCGTGACGCCAGAGCGGGTGGCGGCCCTGCGTGGCCGCTCCGGCGGGCGCTGTCTGGCGGCGGCGGTGGAGATCCTCTCCCGCATCCCGCCCTCCCGCCGCTTCGGCGGGCGGGGCTATCCGCTGCACGACCCCTGCGCCGTGGCGCTGGCGGCGGTGCCGGGGCTGATGACGGTGCGCGACGTCGCGGCGGTGGTGGAATGCGGCACCGGGCCGGGGCGGGGGCGCACCCATCTGGACCGCTGGGGCCGCACCGGCGCGCCCGCGCGGACGGGGCTGGCCGAGGTGCTGGAGGCGGAGGCGTTCTTCGCGCTGCTGGAGGAGAGGCTGGCGGCGCTGCCATGA
- a CDS encoding M20 aminoacylase family protein — MPSPDDLDALVPAMTAWRRDIHAHPELGFEERRTAALVAEELRAAGIEVAEGLATTGVVGTLRGRGGSGGGNRAIGLRADMDALAMAEVTGLPYASTVPGKMHACGHDGHTAMLLGAAKWLAANPDRFSGTVHFIFQPAEESLGGADVMVKEGLFDRFPVDAVYGMHNMLDQELGSIAVPKDRALASSDTWEATFTGKGGHGARPHLATDAPLAAAQFITALHSIVARQVDPLQSAVVSVGHIAAGDAKAPNVIPSKVFVNGTARAFRPEERAMLAERIPAIARSIAATFGVEVEARYHHRTPPTINHAEQVQVALRAAAATVGPDATIDDPEPITPGEDFAFMLNARPGAYVFLGMGPPAHPEGYQHNPHYDFNDAVLKHGAAFWCSLVETELS; from the coding sequence ATGCCTTCGCCCGACGACCTCGACGCCCTCGTCCCCGCCATGACCGCCTGGCGCCGCGATATCCACGCCCATCCGGAGCTGGGCTTCGAGGAGCGGCGCACGGCGGCGCTGGTGGCGGAGGAGCTGCGCGCCGCCGGGATCGAGGTGGCGGAGGGGCTGGCCACCACCGGGGTGGTGGGCACCCTGCGCGGCCGCGGCGGGAGCGGCGGCGGCAACCGGGCCATCGGGTTGCGCGCCGACATGGACGCGCTGGCCATGGCCGAGGTGACCGGACTCCCCTATGCCAGCACCGTGCCCGGCAAGATGCACGCCTGCGGCCATGACGGGCACACCGCCATGCTGCTGGGCGCGGCGAAGTGGCTGGCGGCGAATCCCGACCGCTTCTCGGGCACGGTCCACTTCATTTTCCAGCCGGCCGAGGAATCCCTGGGCGGGGCGGACGTGATGGTGAAGGAGGGGCTGTTCGACCGCTTCCCGGTCGATGCCGTCTACGGCATGCACAACATGCTGGACCAGGAGCTGGGCTCCATCGCCGTGCCGAAGGACCGGGCCCTCGCCTCCTCCGACACCTGGGAGGCGACCTTCACCGGCAAGGGCGGGCACGGGGCGCGGCCGCACCTCGCCACCGACGCGCCGCTGGCGGCCGCGCAGTTCATCACCGCCCTGCACAGCATCGTGGCGCGGCAGGTCGATCCGCTGCAGAGCGCGGTGGTCAGCGTCGGCCACATCGCCGCCGGCGACGCCAAGGCGCCGAACGTGATCCCCTCGAAGGTCTTCGTGAATGGCACCGCCCGCGCCTTCCGCCCGGAGGAGCGCGCGATGCTGGCCGAGCGCATCCCCGCCATCGCGCGCAGCATCGCCGCCACCTTCGGCGTGGAGGTGGAGGCGCGTTACCACCACCGCACCCCGCCCACGATCAACCACGCCGAGCAGGTGCAGGTCGCCCTGCGCGCCGCCGCCGCGACGGTGGGGCCGGACGCCACCATCGACGACCCAGAGCCGATCACCCCGGGCGAGGACTTCGCCTTCATGCTGAACGCCCGGCCCGGCGCCTATGTCTTCCTCGGCATGGGCCCGCCCGCGCATCCCGAGGGCTACCAGCACAACCCGCATTACGACTTCAACGATGCCGTCCTGAAGCACGGCGCCGCCTTCTGGTGCAGCCTGGTCGAGACGGAGCTGTCGTGA